One window from the genome of Saccharomyces mikatae IFO 1815 strain IFO1815 genome assembly, chromosome: 4 encodes:
- the RPL31A gene encoding 60S ribosomal protein eL31 (similar to Saccharomyces cerevisiae RPL31A (YDL075W) and RPL31B (YLR406C); ancestral locus Anc_4.270): MAGLKDVVTREYTINLHKRLHGVSFKKRAPRAVKEIKKFAKLHMGTDDVRLAPELNQAIWKRGVKGVEYRLRLRISRKRNEEEDAKNPLFSYVEPVLVASAKGLQTVVVEEDA, encoded by the exons atggCCGGTTTGAAAGACGTTGTCACTCGTGAATACACCATTAACTTGCACAAAAGA TTGCACGGTGTCTCCTTCAAGAAGAGAGCTCCAAGAGCTGTCAAGGAAATTAAGAAGTTCGCCAAGTTACACATGGGTACTGATGATGTCCGTCTAGCTCCAGAATTGAACCAAGCTATCTGGAAGAGAGGTGTCAAGGGTGTTGAATACAGATTAAGATTGAGAATTTCTAGAAAGAgaaacgaagaagaagacgcCAAGAACCCATTGTTCTCTTACGTTGAACCTGTTCTAGTTGCTTCTGCCAAGGGTTTACAAACCgttgttgttgaagaagatgcttaa
- the BRE1 gene encoding E3 ubiquitin-protein ligase BRE1 (similar to Saccharomyces cerevisiae BRE1 (YDL074C); ancestral locus Anc_4.268) yields MTVEPATKKIKLELSDPSEPLTQSDVIAFQKEALFRCINRRRVDFEALRKQYDLSRRECIEVSRKLANIMALIVTLARFIEAFCTDSNEKQLCKEIAQGDEMVIVQRSDSFMKLLTKYGKPNVTDGNANNNASDHIQELTTELKNLRKSKEELFYENSQLTEEISALKEYYTNIIRKYDRNESFTIKRVFKEDKTEDIKEAREHKNTSIENNIKAENQESFETNGDNKSGKEADKSEQQEDKQKEDAESQKLELDLKFSDLRAEISSLKSTIKDLENIRKENEEELIKTRSDIADLRGLQNTAAKQDTNFKSYDHECLLKKIQHLTEQNEELSEVNGSFLSKFQMLAKEKEVYTNKVREEFQKSLDPLVEMNNSLEKDVVRIRTARDDLLSKIAILEAEKSKTEVLSDIQHAIDILKEQWTKIEQRSNDKKTLPTQDALINEIQDLEKGFRELSDLTHKKYSEIINHESVISKLTVEKTKADQKYFAAMRSKDSILIEIKNLSKSLSKSNELILQLKDSDRLLQQKIGNLHKQLDLSQNNERRLMDSSKTETLKIIDLNNTSTKLKRSLEKLQDESNKSIADITHLETKLNDTEIELKHFKLKASHLEAKCEKLHDTLFNGNNKNKSSSDEALVEELANFRTLVYCSLCSKNWKNMAIKTCGHVFCENCCKERLAARMRKCPTCNKAFSSNDLLTVHL; encoded by the coding sequence ATGACGGTCGAACCTGCTACTAAGAAGATTAAGCTAGAATTAAGTGATCCTAGTGAACCGCTTACTCAATCTGATGTAATAGCGtttcaaaaagaagctTTGTTTAGGTGTATAAATCGTCGAAGAGTCGATTTTGAAGCCTTACGAAAGCAATATGATCTTTCGAGAAGAGAATGCATTGAAGTTTCCCGTAAGCTGGCTAATATCATGGCGCTCATTGTAACTTTAGCTAGGTTTATCGAAGCATTTTGCACGGACTCCAACGAAAAACAACTGTGCAAGGAGATAGCTCAAGGAGATGAGATGGTGATTGTTCAACGCAGTGATTCCTTCATGAAATTATTGACTAAATATGGTAAACCAAATGTTACGGACGGTAATGCGAATAATAATGCTTCAGATCACATTCAAGAATTAACAAcagaattaaaaaatttgcggaaaagtaaagaagaGCTCTTTTATGAAAACTCGCAGTTGACCGAAGAGATTTCCGCTTTGAAGGAATATTATACAAACATAATTCGCAAATATGATAGAAATGAATCTTTCACTATAAAACGTGTCTTCAAAGAAGACAAAACGGAGGATATAAAGGAAGCGCGGGAACATAAAAACACGTCCATTGAGAATAATATAAAGGCTGAGAATCaagaatcttttgaaactaaTGGTGACAATAAGTCCGGTAAGGAAGCTGATAAATCTGAGCAGCAAGAGgataaacaaaaagaggATGCCGAAAGTCAAAAGTTAGAGCTGGACCTaaaattttctgatttACGGGCAGAGATAAGTTCTTTGAAGTCTACTATCAAAGACCTTGAGAACatcagaaaagaaaatgaggaAGAGCTCATTAAAACGCGCTCCGATATAGCAGATCTAAGAGGGCTACAGAATACAGCGGCAAAGCAAGATACAAATTTTAAGTCCTATGACCATGAATGCTTGCTAAAAAAGATTCAGCATTTGACAGAGCAAAACGAGGAATTATCCGAAGTCAATGGTTCATTTCTATCGAAATTTCAAATGTTAGCCAAGGAGAAGGAAGTGTATACAAATAAAGTTCGAGAAGAATTTCAGAAAAGCCTAGATCCACTAGTTGAAATGAATAACTCATTAGAAAAAGATGTTGTAAGAATCAGAACTGCCCGTGATGACTTACTAAGTAAAATTGCCATtttggaagctgaaaagtCGAAGACAGAGGTATTAAGCGATATTCAGCATGCGATTGACATTCTAAAGGAGCAATGGACTaaaattgaacaaagaTCGAACGACAAAAAAACCTTGCCAACTCAAGACGCATTAATAAACGAAATTCAAGATCTTGAAAAGGGCTTCAGAGAATTATCTGATTTAACTCATAAAAAGTACTCCGAGATAATCAACCATGAATCCGTCATATCAAAGCTTACAGTGGAGAAAACGAAAGCtgatcaaaaatattttgctgCAATGAGATCTAAGGACTCCATTTTAATTGAGATCAAGAATCTTTCTAAAAGCCTAAGTAAGTCGAATGAATTGATTTTACAATTGAAGGATTCGGATAGATTGCTACAACAAAAGATTGGAAACTTACATAAACAACTAGATCTCTCCCAAAATAATGAACGAAGGTTGATGGACTCTAGTAAAACAGAGACACTAAAAATAATTGACTTAAACAATACATCAACCAAACTGAAAAGGTCGTTAGAGAAGCTGCAAGATGAAAGTAACAAGAGCATCGCAGATATAACGCATTTAGAAACTAAACTAAATGATACAGAAATTGAATTGAAACATTTCAAGCTGAAGGCATCACATTTAGAAGCTAAGTGTGAAAAGCTACATGACACACTATTCAATGGtaacaacaaaaacaagAGCTCAAGCGACGAAGCACTCGTGGAAGAACTAGCAAATTTCCGTACCTTAGTTTATTGTTCCTTGTGCTCTAAAAACTGGAAGAATATGGCTATCAAGACTTGCGGTCATGTCTTCTGTGAAAATTGCTGTAAAGAAAGGTTGGCAGCAAGGATGAGAAAATGCCCCACATGCAACAAAGCATTCAGTTCCAATGATTTATTAACAGTGCACTTGTAA
- the AHK1 gene encoding Ahk1p (similar to Saccharomyces cerevisiae YDL073W; ancestral locus Anc_4.267): MGPAVHNQLYECGLKTMYQDKFLLDKHETQLFQSLNKFISFINNANQPNSTREQNTKFCKSSSNFLRLKLLTVLRQWSNCSQSSCTLESRDVLIQWWVTLLNFLNSDTSLHIDTALESSLSIELTSVCLECVSRIATILIILPIHPWRDMEIYSHHLLLTIHCITNKLVLISKNTKKLNRTDGDDKFSINDKKLQYFSKYSSLLRAFIGKLNAYAFFYLPEEFHFDTILLLTVSPQISSNIQACLFSWKKRQYKFTDDQEKTIHTEAFEDKDTKFFKIIVSYIKNDFVLMSFYWHYWYIVLHFVNFSDSNFEITKSTLASIPGSEILLTHVTTRFLNSDLNKFMRIIKQTPNPKNVNDNVAESHPNFRALNSNNAFITSERINDYVFSNFKTIKLWECLRSLSGCIFIEAHSGSLENMLSLHESLLMDYVSTISAYDYVAANVIYNKVFQFIIFQFESLPTLKFIQWNSWHNGLLSMLRTKNFNCQTVSLLCLFNIWKHVALEERDIIVKTLLNEFWSSLTFDNEFPLIRILFVKLLVFKIIPFVQDSASLRLLPHERVKELYEELLMDKEKLTGEQKQNLNCMVVDRNNALVFNGNSRLIMVPRKPNVEDQLVYKINHDKNLTMEKFPSVSSVANTRPNIILKNGKYAYDVLDEMASKAAFLLAEKNTRLNSKNSHNEGDQDNEDNDEDSGTRRKKTRESSSSLSATLNSWFSKFSTGSEEAQKRKEQESELDNDFEYGEDMVDSSEDVPKRSSSNIEKLFRHGNNSGSIASFNSSVKLDKKRGNILIGPPELRFSNDIKEQNSITTIFKLAFIQTNRKVVEKIDMANMKWGTIHGGSKYMKPLPVPKELIFVNPANNDNETRNFITLDAKDLDIELPVPDFSIFGKCVEVRCEVPTVGNPILEDVKDIGENGISTWKQNQSMRLKTRMRKICVFIETFNASVKEYYEFSNRLEHDSIFIDYEVRKPSSNHSINIKV; the protein is encoded by the coding sequence ATGGGTCCTGCCGTGCATAATCAACTATATGAATGTGGATTAAAAACAATGTATCAAGATAAATTCTTGCTCGACAAGCATGAAACTCAATTATTTCAATCGTTAAACAAATTTATCAGTTTTATAAACAATGCTAATCAGCCAAATAGTACTAGAGAACAGAACACAAAATTTTGTAAATCCTCTTCGAACTTTTTACGCTTAAAGTTATTAACAGTTTTGAGGCAGTGGTCCAACTGCTCTCAAAGTAGCTGTACATTAGAGAGTAGGGACGTTTTGATCCAATGGTGGGTGACTCTCCTGAATTTTCTGAACTCTGACACTTCGCTGCATATAGATACCGCTCTTGAGTCGAGTTTAAGCATAGAACTGACGTCCGTGTGTCTCGAATGCGTCAGTAGAATTGCAACTATACTAATAATACTGCCCATCCATCCATGGAGAGACATGGAAATATATTCACACCATCTTTTATTGACCATTCATTGCATAACAAATAAACTGGTTTTAATTTCTAAGAACACTAAAAAACTTAATCGTACAGACGGTGATGATAAGTTCTCTATAAATGACAAAAAATTGCAATATTTCAgcaaatattcttctttacttCGAGCATTTATTGGAAAATTAAATGCTTacgcatttttttatttaccAGAAGAGTTCCATTTTGATACGATTTTGTTATTAACCGTTTCTCCCcagatttcttcaaatattcAAGCATGTTTGTTCTCATGGAAGAAGAGACAATATAAATTCACTGACGATCAGGAAAAAACTATTCACACTGAAGCTTTTGAAGACAAAGAtaccaaatttttcaaaattattgtTTCTTACATCAAGAACGATTTTGTACTCATGTCCTTTTATTGGCATTATTGGTATATCGTACTTCACTTCGTCAATTTCTCCgattcaaattttgagattACAAAATCGACATTGGCATCTATACCAGGATCAGAAATTCTCTTGACGCATGTAACAACTagatttttgaattcagaCTTGAATAAATTCATGCGTATTATAAAACAAACGCCTAATCCGAAAAATGTAAATGATAATGTAGCAGAGTCGCATCCGAATTTTAGAGCTTTGAATAGTAATAACGCTTTCATCACATCCGAAAGAATTAATGATTACGTTTTCTCTAACTTTAAGACAATAAAATTATGGGAATGCCTAAGAAGTCTCTCGGGATGCATTTTTATAGAGGCACATTCCGGATCGTTGGAAAATATGCTTTCCTTACATGAGTCCTTATTGATGGATTATGTCTCGACTATCTCAGCGTATGATTACGTCGCAGCCAACGTCATTTACAATAAGGTTTTCCAGtttatcattttccaatttgAAAGTTTACCCACTTTAAAATTCATTCAGTGGAACTCGTGGCACAATGGGCTCTTGAGTATGTTAAGGACTAAAAATTTTAACTGTCAGACTGTTTCTCTATTGtgtcttttcaatatttgGAAACACGTTGCTCTTGAGGAACGCGATATAATAGTTAAGACTCTTTTAAATGAGTTTTGGTCATCCTTAACCTTTGATAATGAGTTTCCTTTGATTAGAATATTATTTGTAAAGCTATtggttttcaaaatcatccCATTTGTTCAAGATTCTGCTTCATTACGATTGCTACCACATGAAAGGGTCAAGGAGTTATATGAAGAACTATTAATGGACAAGGAGAAATTGACCGGAGagcaaaaacaaaatttaaaCTGTATGGTTGTAGACAGGAATAATGCCCTCGTTTTCAATGGTAATTCTCGTTTAATAATGGTTCCTAGAAAACCCAATGTAGAGGATCAATTAGTCTATAAGATAAATCACGATAAAAATTTAACGATGGAAAAGTTTCCCTCTGTTAGTTCGGTAGCCAATACAAgacctaatattattttaaaGAACGGAAAGTATGCTTATGACGTTTTAGATGAAATGGCAAGTAAAGCTGCCTTTTTGCTTgcagaaaagaatactcgattaaattcaaaaaatagtCATAATGAAGGAGATCAGGACAACGAAGATAATGACGAAGATAGTGGCACACGTAGAAAAAAGACAAGGGAAAGCAGTAGCTCTTTGTCAGCAACGCTGAATTCTTggttttccaaattttctaCTGGCTCCGAAGAAGCacagaagagaaaagaacaagagaGTGAATTGGATAACGACTTTGAGTATGGTGAAGATATGGTCGATTCCTCAGAGGATGTACCAAAGAGGTCGTCTAGTAATATTGAGAAGCTATTCAGGCATGGTAATAACTCAGGATCAATAGCGTCATTTAATTCAAGTGTCAAACTTGATAAGAAAAGGGGGAATATATTGATAGGACCGCCAGAATTAAGGTTTTCTAATGACATTAAGGAGCAAAATAGCATAACTACTATATTTAAATTGGCGTTCATTCAAACAAATAGAAAGGTGGTAGAAAAAATAGATATGGCGAACATGAAATGGGGAACTATTCACGGAGGCAGTAAGTATATGAAACCTTTGCCTGTTCCAAAAGAATTAATTTTTGTCAATCCAGCTAACAACGATAATGAGACGAGAAACTTCATTACATTAGATGCTAAGGATTTAGATATTGAACTACCGGTGCCTGATTTTAGTATATTTGGCAAGTGTGTGGAAGTTAGGTGCGAAGTTCCAACAGTAGGTAACCCAATTTTGGAAGACGTAAAAGATATTGGGGAGAATGGGATTTCAACTTGGAAGCAGAACCAGAGTATGAGGTTAAAGACGAGGATGCGAAAAATCTGCGTTTTTATTGAAACGTTTAATGCTTCAGTGAAAGAATATTATGAATTTTCGAATCGATTAGAACATGACAGTATATTTATAGATTATGAAGTCAGGAAGCCCAGTAGTAATCATTCTATCAACATCAAAGTCTGA
- the YET3 gene encoding Yet3p (similar to Saccharomyces cerevisiae YET3 (YDL072C); ancestral locus Anc_4.263) yields MSLYYTLVFAILVVEIFIFSILALPIPSKYRRPLTLLLLKPFKSSTVQVAIKCILGFILLLFVDCINRVYSIDKELQLSSVSQNNGTVIAQDRIEVLSRKFFAQRNMYLTGITLFLTFVVARTFSLVIELLTMKDVYRASPPVASSDVKKNDSVTAEAAAQSGASKDDHGDEENFELLKKIQDIDDEISRLKEKSESLQEEMS; encoded by the coding sequence ATGTCATTATATTACACCTTGGTTTTTGCGATTCTAGTGGTGgaaattttcatattctccATCCTCGCCCTACCAATTCCTTCGAAATACCGTAGGCCCCTCACTCTGCTATTGTTAAAGCCATTCAAGTCTTCCACAGTGCAAGTTGCAATCAAATGCATACTTGGATTTattcttttgctttttgtCGACTGTATCAACAGAGTGTACAGCATTGACAAAGAGCTGCAATTAAGCAGTGTATCTCAAAACAATGGCACCGTGATCGCTCAAGATAGAATTGAAGTGCTTTCGAGGAAATTTTTTGCGCAAAGAAACATGTATCTGACAGGTATAACCCTGTTTTTGACCTTTGTTGTCGCTAGAACGTTTAGCCTAGTCATAGAACTTTTGACCATGAAAGACGTCTATAGAGCATCACCGCCAGTAGCCTCTAGTGATGTTAAAAAGAATGACTCTGTTACTGCAGAGGCTGCTGCTCAATCCGGCGCTTCCAAAGACGACCATGGTGATGAGGAGAATTTTGaactattgaagaaaattcagGACATCGACGATGAAATTTCACGCCTAAAGGAGAAGTCAGAATCAttacaagaagaaatgagCTAA
- the BDF2 gene encoding Bdf2p (similar to Saccharomyces cerevisiae BDF2 (YDL070W) and BDF1 (YLR399C); ancestral locus Anc_4.262) encodes MSRTNINMDTRHAHSALLAAPQNAAADSSSDSSGSNNNINVGVGDDSGNVSAVSIDDGPHFRDIFHYEHEGNYKLASSGITNLNSSSHAHQTLSPISISNASTPESFPEHTLGLEQESEPALGAEGGERALPPHQSKYLLSSIKATKRLKDAKPFLKPVDPIALNIPHYFNFVQTPMDLSLIERKLQGSVYNSVEQVISDFKTMVDNCLNFNGPESSISLMAEKIQLYFERKLSAMPPRVLPVSALKKTSRSRKKNEDSDSPLVIRRSVSTTIDNLGESGNREGISGGRPKRAIHPPKSKDLFDIYEDSKPKSKTLQKKFRTCLKILKILMSKKNSDINFPFLQPVDPIALNLPNYFDIIKNPMDLGTISNNLMNWKYETIDQFVNDLNLVFNNCFQFNPEGNEVHSMGKKLKELFNFHWLENQNVLNEVETDLDFEEDDYSSSYSSSDEYDDEDINENDITNPAIQYLEQKLKKMEVELQQLKKQELSKLSNKRRRKYLERTVLRRKVMKHSVDDLKKFITDNINELSDLEMDGMVRIIKSSLPENEILTPNEDEIEIDLDILDEGTIATIYESFFEKKNNGSIKRKFNSGYSAGQANKKKKTLKFLEKDEIINNNNYSDSDDDSSDNSDSDSD; translated from the coding sequence ATGTCTCGTACTAACATTAACATGGATACAAGACACGCACACTCTGCTCTACTGGCAGCGCCACAGAATGCAGCAGCAGACAGCAGCAGTGACAGCAGCGGcagcaataacaatatcaatGTCGGCGTTGGTGACGATAGCGGTAATGTCAGTGCGGTAAGTATCGACGATGGACCCCATTTCAGGGATATCTTCCACTACGAACACGAGGGAAACTATAAACTCGCAAGCAGCGGTATCACTAACCTGAATTCTTCTTCCCACGCTCATCAAACTTTGTCTCCCATATCCATCAGCAATGCGTCCACTCCGGAAAGTTTCCCTGAGCACACTTTGGGCTTAGAACAGGAATCAGAGCCGGCTTTGGGAGCAGAAGGGGGAGAGAGAGCACTACCACCACATCAAAGCAAATACCTTTTGAGCTCCATTAAGGCTACTAAACGATTAAAAGATGCTAAACCGTTTTTAAAGCCGGTTGACCCTATTGCTTTAAACATCCCGCATTATTTCAACTTTGTTCAAACCCCAATGGATTTGTCTTTAATTGAAAGGAAGTTGCAGGGTAGCGTTTATAATTCAGTAGAGCAGGTCATATCGGACTTCAAAACAATGGTGGATAATTGTTTAAACTTTAATGGTCCAGAATCTTCGATCTCTTTGATGGCTGAAAAGATTCAATtgtattttgaaagaaagttATCTGCAATGCCACCAAGAGTTTTACCCGTTTCTGctttgaagaagacaaGTAGAAGCCGGAAGAAAAACGAGGATTCGGATTCTCCTCTTGTCATTAGACGTTCAGTTAGTACGACTATTGACAATTTGGGTGAAAGTGGAAATCGAGAAGGCATCAGTGGTGGTAGACCCAAAAGAGCTATCCATCCACCCAAATCAAAGGATTTATTTGATATATATGAAGACTCCAAACCTAAGTCAAAAACTCTACAGAAAAAGTTCAGGACCTGCCTGAAGATACtgaagattttgatgagtaaaaaaaactcaGACATAAATTTTCCCTTTTTACAACCTGTTGATCCAATTGCTTTGAATTTACCAAattattttgatattatcaaGAATCCAATGGATTTGGGTACAATATCAAATAATTTGATGAACTGGAAATACGAAACAATTGACCAATTTGTCAATGATCTCAATCTTGTTTTTAATAACTGTTTCCAATTCAACCCAGAAGGTAACGAAGTCCATTCGAtgggaaaaaaattgaaagagcttttcaatttccaTTGGTTAGAGAACCAAAATGTTTTAAATGAAGTTGAAACGGATTTAGATTTTGAAGAGGATgattattcttcttcatattcatcatcagatgaatatgatgatgaagacataaatgaaaatgatataaCTAATCCGGCTATTCAATATTTGGAACAAAAgctgaagaaaatggagGTTGAATTGCAACAATTAAAAAAGCAAGAGTTGAGTAAATtatcaaataaaagaagGAGAAAGTATCTAGAAAGGACGGTTTTGCGTAGAAAGGTAATGAAACATTCAGTTGAcgatttgaagaagttcATTACTGATAATATCAATGAATTAAGTGATTTGGAAATGGATGGGATGGTTCGTATTATCAAAAGCTCATTGCCTGAGAATGAAATACTAACTCccaatgaagatgaaattgaaattgatTTGGATATTTTGGATGAAGGGACTATTGCAACAATTTACGAGAGTTTCTttgagaagaaaaacaatggcagtatcaaaagaaaatttaataGTGGCTACTCAGCGGGGCAGGcgaacaaaaagaaaaaaaccttgaagtttttagaaaaggacgaaataataaataataataattatTCCGATTCTGATGACGATAGCAGCGATAATAGCGACAGTGACAGTGATTAA
- the CBS1 gene encoding Cbs1p (similar to Saccharomyces cerevisiae CBS1 (YDL069C); ancestral locus Anc_4.260) has translation MLGTQIFATAIVRIAGIRRNAFVRTINTVTKENIAKIENLYEVFSIGHNGFGEETRLPTKELTKLLYTKSRNMLVQVPMNGHLSTVNAFKTRNETLQKLGEQLIGLEINKMLTITFTNFHQFNIMNKNFNYIRNLERPRVVNSDSINWLISNVLKIKRLAHLRIPASLPKKMGLNSSFKDFQILNDWKVILSFIGYLRLIDNKNDNEKFIDSIIKTICQSLINFHLRK, from the coding sequence ATGTTAGGAACGCAGATATTTGCAACCGCTATCGTTCGAATAGCTGGTATTCGCAGAAATGCTTTTGTCAGAACTATAAACACCGTaacaaaggaaaatattGCGAAGATAGAAAACTTATATGAAGTATTTTCAATTGGACATAATGGATTCGGTGAAGAGACACGGCTACCGACTAAAGAGTTGACGAAACTACTATACACTAAAAGTAGGAACATGCTCGTACAGGTTCCAATGAATGGGCATTTAAGCACAGTGAATGCTTTCAAAACGAGAAACGAAACTTTACAGAAACTAGGTGAGCAACTCATTGGTTTGGAAATCAATAAGATGCTTACAATAACGTTCACAAATTTCCACCAGTTCAAtataatgaacaaaaatttcaactATATTCGTAACTTGGAAAGGCCTCGAGTGGTAAACTCGGATTCGATAAACTGGCTTATCAGcaatgttttgaaaatcaaGCGATTGGCTCATTTGCGAATACCTGCCAGCTTACCGAAGAAAATGGGTTTGAATTCCAGCTTTAAAGACTTTCAGATCTTAAACGATTGGAAAGTGATATTATCCTTTATCGGCTACCTGAGATTAATAGACAACAAAAacgataatgaaaaatttatagATTCCATTATAAAAACTATATGCCAATCCCTAATCAATTTCCATTTACGTAAATAA
- the COX9 gene encoding cytochrome c oxidase subunit VIIa (similar to Saccharomyces cerevisiae COX9 (YDL067C); ancestral locus Anc_4.257): protein MAIAPITGTIKRRVIMDIVLGFSLGGAMASYWWWGFHMDKINKREKFYAELAERKKQEN from the coding sequence ATGGCTATTGCTCCAATTACTGGTACGATTAAAAGAAGAGTCATCATGGATATTGTCCTCGGGTTCTCCCTAGGAGGTGCCATGGCCTCTTACTGGTGGTGGGGATTCCACATGGATaaaattaataaaagaGAGAAGTTCTATGCAGAGCTAgctgaaagaaaaaagcaaGAGAACTGA
- the IDP1 gene encoding isocitrate dehydrogenase (NADP(+)) IDP1 (similar to Saccharomyces cerevisiae IDP1 (YDL066W); ancestral locus Anc_4.254) — translation MSMLSRRLFSTSRLAAFSKIKVKQPVVELDGDEMTRIIWDKIKKKLILPYLDVDLKYYDLSVESRDATSDKITQDAAEAIKKYGVGIKCATITPDEARVKEFNLHKMWKSPNGTIRNILGGTVFREPIVIPRIPRLVPRWEKPIIIGRHAHGDQYKATDTLIPGPGSLELVYKPSGSTTAQPQTLKVYDYKGSGVAMAMYNTDESIEGFAHSSFKLAIDKKLNLFLSTKNTILKKYDGRFKDIFQKVYEAQYKSKFEALGIHYEHRLIDDMVAQMIKSKGGFIMALKNYDGDVQSDIVAQGFGSLGLMTSILVTPDGKTFESEAAHGTVTRHYRKYQKGEETSTNSIASIFAWSRGLLKRGELDNTPALCKFANILESATLNTVQQDGIMTKDLALACGNNERSAYVTTEEFLDAVEKRLQREIKSIE, via the coding sequence ATGAGTATGCTATCTAGAAGATTGTTTTCCACATCTCGTCTTGCTGCTTTCAGCAAGATCAAGGTCAAGCAACCCGTCGTTGAGTTAGACGGTGATGAAATGACTCGTATCATTTGGGACAagatcaaaaagaaattgattcTACCCTACTTAGACGTAGACTTAAAGTATTATGACTTATCCGTCGAATCTCGTGACGCTACCTCCGATAAGATTACTCAGGACGCTGCTGAGGCAATTAAGAAGTATGGCGTGGGTATCAAGTGTGCCACCATAACTCCTGATGAAGCTCGTGTGAAGGAATTCAATCTGCACAAGATGTGGAAATCTCCTAATGGTACCATTAGGAACATTCTTGGTGGTACCGTGTTTAGAGAGCCCATTGTGATCCCTAGAATTCCCAGACTGGTTCCACGGTGGGAAAAGCCAATCATTATTGGAAGACACGCCCATGGCGATCAATATAAAGCTACGGACACGTTGATCCCAGGCCCAGGTTCCCTAGAATTGGTCTACAAACCATCTGGATCTACAACTGCCCAACCACAGACTTTGAAGGTTTATGACTACAAAGGCAGTGGTGTAGCTATGGCCATGTATAATACTGATGAATCGATCGAAGGATTTGCTCATTCATCTTTCAAGCTGGCCATtgacaaaaaattgaatcTCTTCTTGTCAACAAAGAACactattttgaagaaatatgACGGTAGATTCAAAgacatttttcaaaaagtttatGAAGCTCAATATAAATCCAAATTTGAGGCACTAGGAATTCATTATGAACATCGTTTAATTGATGACATGGTCGCTCAAATGATTAAGTCTAAAGGTGGGTTTATCATGGCGCTCAAGAACTATGATGGTGACGTTCAATCTGATATTGTTGCTCAAGGATTTGGCTCGTTGGGTTTAATGACCTCTATTTTAGTTACACCAGATGGTAAGacttttgaaagtgaagCTGCTCACGGTACAGTGACCAGACATtatagaaaatatcaaaaggGTGAAGAGACCTCTACAAACTCTATCGCCTCCATCTTCGCTTGGTCAAGAGGTCTATTGAAGAGAGGTGAATTGGACAATACTCCAGCTTTATGCAAGTTTGCCAATATTCTGGAATCCGCCACTCTAAACACTGTCCAGCAAGATGGCATTATGACGAAAGATCTGGCCTTGGCTTGCGGTAACAACGAAAGGTCTGCTTACGTAACCACAGAAGAATTTTTGGATGctgttgaaaaaagacTACAAAGAGAAATCAAATCTATTGAATAG